A part of Thermoflexus hugenholtzii JAD2 genomic DNA contains:
- a CDS encoding ClpP family protease: MAREGLPELLIPMVIENTGRGERVYDIYSLLLKERIIFLGTPITDQVANLVVAQLLYLDREDPEEEIRLYINSPGGLIYPGLAIYDTMQQVRAPISTIAVGWTASMATVLLAAGTKGRRFALPHATIHMHPAGGGAHGYAPDVEIQYKELMRMQNLIFELLARHTGQPVERIADDFDRDYYMSAEEAVKYGIIDEVLKPPPHKELPPLPTRAAATPDGHKE; this comes from the coding sequence ATGGCTCGGGAAGGGTTGCCGGAGCTGCTGATCCCGATGGTGATCGAGAACACGGGGCGCGGCGAGCGGGTTTACGACATCTACTCGCTGCTGCTGAAGGAGCGGATCATCTTCCTGGGAACCCCCATCACGGATCAGGTGGCGAACCTGGTGGTCGCGCAGTTGCTCTATCTGGATCGGGAGGATCCGGAGGAGGAGATCCGGCTTTACATCAACTCGCCGGGCGGGCTGATCTATCCGGGCCTGGCCATCTATGATACCATGCAGCAGGTGCGCGCCCCCATCTCCACCATCGCGGTGGGGTGGACGGCCAGCATGGCCACAGTGTTGCTGGCGGCCGGCACCAAGGGCCGTCGCTTCGCGCTCCCCCATGCCACCATCCACATGCACCCGGCTGGCGGCGGAGCCCATGGCTACGCTCCCGACGTGGAGATCCAGTATAAAGAGCTGATGCGGATGCAAAACCTGATCTTCGAGTTGCTGGCCCGTCACACCGGCCAGCCGGTGGAGCGCATCGCCGACGATTTCGATCGGGATTACTACATGTCGGCGGAGGAGGCGGTCAAATACGGGATCATCGATGAGGTGCTGAAGCCGCCGCCGCACAAGGAGCTGCCGCCGCTTCCCACCCGGGCGGCCGCCACCCCAGACGGGCATAAGGAGTGA
- the tig gene encoding trigger factor — MRITSESLPSRQVALTIEVEPERVEQAMRRVARRFSERYEIPGFRRGRAPYEVVLRTFGREAIFEEAVELLSQEVYREALDQLGLDPYGPGRLEQIQPEPLTFRVIVPLKPEVRLGDYRSLRVPYEPPQPTEEAVQEVLERLRRDNAIIEPLSEGTAEPGMMVTVALRARDAEGKTLLEDEFSFVLGQEAPPLPGLEERIVGMALNETRSFDLPWPGDPSRTLQVEATLTGLARYLLPDLDDALAQTVGDFETLEDLKAKIREDLAVHLRRQYDAEYAERALKALAEQAEVEFPPQMLEEEIDDLIEDLENTLRRRGQDLESYLKERNQTLEALREELRPQAEQRIRRGLILYQLAQEEGLSVPEEELEEEAGAVRQRLQVSEEAWQRLRPTVMSSLRSRLLLSRALERLVAIARGAVSPMMAEASPAPEPEAEEVVPSSVEPSDPM, encoded by the coding sequence GTGCGGATCACGAGCGAGAGCCTCCCGTCACGCCAGGTGGCCCTGACCATCGAGGTCGAGCCGGAACGGGTGGAGCAGGCGATGCGCCGGGTCGCCCGGCGCTTCTCGGAGCGCTACGAGATCCCGGGCTTCCGCCGCGGTCGGGCACCCTATGAAGTGGTGCTCCGAACCTTCGGTCGGGAAGCGATCTTCGAGGAGGCGGTGGAGCTCCTCAGCCAGGAGGTCTACCGGGAGGCCCTGGATCAGCTCGGCCTGGATCCCTATGGTCCGGGCCGACTGGAGCAGATCCAGCCGGAGCCCCTCACCTTCCGGGTGATCGTGCCGTTGAAGCCCGAGGTCCGGCTCGGCGACTACCGGTCCCTGCGGGTGCCCTATGAGCCGCCGCAACCCACGGAGGAAGCGGTGCAGGAAGTCCTGGAGCGGTTGCGGCGGGACAACGCCATCATCGAGCCTCTTTCGGAGGGGACAGCGGAGCCCGGGATGATGGTCACGGTCGCCCTGCGGGCGAGGGACGCGGAGGGGAAAACCCTTCTGGAGGATGAATTCTCCTTCGTGCTGGGCCAGGAGGCCCCGCCGCTGCCCGGGTTGGAGGAGCGGATCGTCGGGATGGCCCTCAATGAGACGCGGTCCTTCGATCTGCCCTGGCCCGGGGATCCATCGCGGACGCTGCAGGTCGAGGCGACGCTCACCGGGCTCGCGCGCTATCTCCTTCCGGATCTGGATGACGCCCTGGCCCAGACGGTGGGGGACTTCGAGACCCTGGAGGATCTGAAGGCGAAGATCCGGGAGGATCTGGCGGTCCATCTCCGCCGCCAATATGACGCCGAATACGCGGAGCGGGCCCTGAAGGCCCTGGCCGAGCAGGCGGAGGTGGAGTTCCCCCCGCAGATGCTGGAGGAGGAGATCGACGATCTCATCGAGGATCTGGAGAACACGCTGCGTCGACGCGGACAGGATTTGGAGTCTTATCTGAAGGAGCGCAATCAGACGCTAGAGGCGTTGCGGGAGGAGCTGCGGCCTCAGGCGGAGCAGCGGATCCGCCGGGGCCTGATCCTGTATCAGCTGGCGCAGGAGGAGGGGCTTTCCGTCCCGGAGGAGGAGCTGGAGGAGGAGGCCGGTGCGGTTCGCCAACGGCTCCAGGTCTCGGAGGAGGCCTGGCAGCGCTTGAGGCCGACGGTGATGTCGAGCCTCCGGTCGCGGCTTCTGCTGAGCCGGGCGCTGGAACGCCTGGTGGCCATCGCACGGGGGGCGGTGTCCCCCATGATGGCGGAGGCCTCTCCGGCTCCTGAACCGGAGGCGGAGGAGGTGGTTCCCTCCTCTGTTGAACCCTCAGACCCCATGTGA